A single Pseudanabaenaceae cyanobacterium SKYG29 DNA region contains:
- a CDS encoding iron uptake porin, producing the protein MTKVIGVGCAFGAIVWCPIVLAQTIGLELENVDKNLPPMAQVTSVSQLSDVQPTDWAFSALQSLVERYGCIAGYPDRTYRGQRPLSRYEFAAGLNACLTKINELVAAGLADKVNKDDLAILQRLQEEFAAEVAAVKGRLDSLEKRVTSIEGQQFSTVAKLGGEVVFGLAGATGAPTGNSNPNVVFPYVARLQVVASFTGNDRLRIGLQSANFGTTGSNAALGFGRQENLNTQMALLSYQSSTDNNFAIENLEYRFPAFDDRVVFTIRPAGFSLGSVLTPNSPYFDTGRGAISRFAEASPLFKIGNLQSGVGFDWLLSDQARLQFAYGTRNSADPRTGGITGAENSALGVQLLTKPADTVWAGIGYINAYSARGELATLTGSFNADNPGILFSGDPRLQATQTNAISGTLNWAISPTLRLGAWGGWTFSNSVNSSAYANSTTYLFSLGLSDPFGRQGDVLAFLFGQPPRLTEGRTATGATFSDPAVGLHYEVFYRYRLDRNISITPGFFFVTNPNHVSGRDTIFVGTIRTVFRF; encoded by the coding sequence ATGACCAAAGTGATAGGGGTAGGCTGTGCTTTTGGGGCAATAGTATGGTGCCCCATTGTACTAGCGCAAACGATCGGGCTAGAGTTGGAAAATGTGGACAAAAACCTGCCCCCTATGGCACAGGTCACTAGTGTGTCCCAGTTATCTGATGTACAACCAACAGACTGGGCATTTAGTGCTTTACAGAGTTTGGTAGAACGGTATGGGTGTATTGCCGGGTATCCCGATCGTACCTATCGCGGGCAGCGCCCCCTGAGCCGTTATGAGTTTGCCGCAGGGCTAAACGCTTGTTTAACAAAAATCAACGAACTGGTAGCAGCGGGTTTAGCCGACAAAGTTAACAAGGATGATTTAGCGATCCTACAAAGATTGCAAGAGGAATTTGCCGCTGAGGTGGCTGCCGTAAAGGGGAGGTTAGATAGTTTAGAGAAGAGAGTTACTAGTATAGAGGGACAACAATTTTCCACCGTTGCCAAGCTGGGCGGGGAAGTAGTATTTGGCTTAGCGGGGGCAACAGGGGCACCTACAGGTAATAGTAACCCCAATGTAGTATTTCCCTATGTGGCACGGTTGCAGGTAGTGGCATCCTTTACGGGCAACGATCGGTTACGGATTGGTTTACAGTCTGCCAACTTTGGTACAACAGGCAGCAACGCTGCTTTAGGTTTTGGGCGGCAGGAAAACCTCAACACCCAGATGGCATTACTGTCCTATCAGTCTAGTACCGACAACAACTTCGCTATTGAGAATTTGGAGTACAGGTTCCCTGCCTTTGACGACAGAGTTGTGTTTACGATTCGTCCGGCGGGGTTTAGTTTGGGTTCCGTGCTCACGCCTAATTCCCCTTACTTTGACACAGGGCGGGGTGCTATTTCCCGCTTTGCCGAAGCTAGTCCCCTGTTTAAGATTGGTAACTTGCAGTCAGGGGTAGGTTTTGACTGGCTATTGAGCGACCAAGCCCGATTACAATTTGCCTACGGGACCCGCAATAGTGCCGATCCCAGGACAGGTGGCATTACGGGGGCAGAGAACAGTGCTTTAGGGGTACAGTTGCTCACCAAACCTGCGGATACCGTGTGGGCGGGGATTGGTTACATCAATGCCTATTCTGCCAGGGGGGAGCTAGCTACTTTAACCGGTAGTTTTAATGCGGATAATCCAGGCATTCTGTTTAGTGGTGATCCCAGATTGCAGGCAACGCAGACCAATGCCATCAGTGGCACCCTGAACTGGGCAATCAGTCCTACGCTGCGCTTAGGGGCATGGGGGGGCTGGACATTTAGCAATTCTGTCAATTCTTCAGCCTATGCCAACTCCACTACTTATTTGTTTTCCTTGGGTTTAAGCGACCCCTTCGGTAGACAGGGAGATGTTTTGGCATTTTTATTTGGGCAACCACCCCGCCTAACGGAAGGACGGACAGCCACAGGGGCAACCTTTAGTGA